The sequence TGGTCATGAGTATAACCTACTGCAATGCCCGTCTCATGATCTCATCCTAGATTGATGTAAACTGCACCTCTGGCTTTTAGCCTTTTCTTCGTTTTGTTTGACTTCCAGGTTCCCTTACCGGACACAGTTCTAGTGTTGTTACTTTCACAGCGCTTTAACTGATGACATTGATAATCTTCTAATAGATACTTTGAGAACATCCTTGAAGTTCTACTACAATAATACTTTGAGCAGCCTTTTAATTCACAATATGACAAGATACTTTTGCCGAACTCTGTGccaatttatcatattgcatttggTTGGCTAAATTTCGTTTTTTAAAAGTTTTGAATTTCTGTGATCATATCTTTTCTCCGTACTCTGAACGTATACATGTTCATGCATCTTAGCCTATGTTGGATGCACACTTGCACATGTACTATCCTGTGATTTGACAATCTGGCCTTTGCCTCATATTACCATGGTATGTTAACTTCCATTCCTTTTGTCAAAATAAAAACAATGTAGGCAATAGATTCGACACTAATATTTTACTAATCCATGTAATCCTTTATGATGATACTTTTTTAATATGCTTCTATCGTGTACTGTTTGAGATATAATCCTGCATTATATTGGTTGAATACTGGCGAAGCGTCCCGAGGATATGTAGGTGGACACTTCAAACTGTTTGCTGTGTCATGCTTGTTTGTTGGATACCAATGGTTGTCATGTGCTTTCTGGAAAACATTTCACTTTATGTACTGGTGATACTTTGAATAAATCATTTAGGTCAGTATGAACAACATGTCTATGTTGGGAATTGCTTCTCCTAACCAGGTCTTTTATGATCGACAAAGGTATATTCTTTTACTCTTAATTTGTATATTTATTCGTGATCATATCCATTCCAACCCATTGTCCATTCTACATTGCAATTTTAAGGAACATGTTGAAATGTGTATTTTTTTCTGCATTTGTGTGTATAAATGCATGAGTATGCTGTGAAAagtatatttgatgtcttaaagaATGTATTTTGAAGTTTGGAGAATTGAAAACAGGATAATTGTGAAACACATCCATCAGTACCAGCAACCTAACAGAACATACACTTCATGTCGGTATTTCTTGGAAATGTAAACCAATGTTACTGCTGGAAGCAACTTGTCGTCCCTAAATTTCTACATTGTGAATCGTTTTGCGAATCTCAGTCTTAAGTGACTTCAACTACTGAACAGTTGCTGTAAAATCCTTTCTGCAGGATCCAGAAAACAAGCGGATAGTAGTGTGCGATGAGAAGCTAAAGAAGGTGTTTGGAGGAAGGGATCGTGTTGGTTTCTTGGAGATCTCAGGACTGCTTAATCCTCACTTTGCAAAGTGAAATCTTCTGTGGGCATGAACATCTCCATATTTAACAATATGTTATAATCTTGACATCGCGATGCTGTGCTGCTTAGCATCAGCTTCTTGATTGATCTAGAAAAGACAGCTTAATGTTTTGCCCTTTATCTGCTATAGATTTGTAGACACGAACTTGTAGTGGTTGAACTATTTGTCTCtcgtcttttctttttttgatgttTTCTTATTCCCCATTTGAGCTACTAAAGTAGCCGAACTGAGTCTAACAGTTTGGCGATGGCGATTCCAAATCGAGCCAGAATTAAATTGTTCTGATCAATGGTGATTCTGATTCCGTTCTAAATTTGAAACTTAAATGTCTTTACTGATATATTCGATGTGTATTTATATTGAAATACCTATACTTGGAACTCATGAGTAGTGCTGGTATATTCGATGTGTGTTGTGGGTTGTGGAATTTTATATTGAAATACCTATACTTGGAACTCATGAGTAGTGCTGGTATATTCGATGTGTGTTGTGGGTTGTGGAATTCGAAGGAGCAAAACCTCAACCAACCCGGTCCGGTCGACCTAACCGATCGAACCATACCACGTCTGTTGGTAGCTGAATTAGGCCAAAAATGAAATTTTTGGAGAGTTTATGAAGTATCTCTCATGATCTTGTTATTATGGTATATAGGATTTTGTTATTGTTGTGGTATATATGATGGCATGAGGATGAACATGGCCACATATGCATTCCAGATCAATCAATTAATTGTTAGTAAAAGATAAGACATCCCTACCGTCCATCAGATTTTTGCACGAATCTTAAAAACACTAATCAGAGAATGCAAGTACAGAGAGAGcttcaaagagagaaaaaaaatggagATTAGCTTAAAACAGTTCAAAGGTACTCATCAGTTACATCATCCTCATGTACAGAGCCATTCGTGTCGATCCCATCCCCACTTCTGCTCTTTGGTTTCGACAGCTTACCGGAGGGTTTGTTCTTCGTTTGAGGTTTTCGGCCCTTCTCCGCCTGCAACTCCATCCCTTTTGCCGATGGCTTCCGCTTCCGCTTCATTCCTGCAGTCCCAACTGCCTCTTCGGGCGTCGAATTACCTACCACTGCATAAGAAACAATCACACTTGACTCAGAACAACAGTTGTTTCATTCAGTCTCATCATTCTGAAATTTGATTACTGAATTCTGGATTGAGTATAGTTCTTGTTCCGATTGCAACATTGTTCAGTAAAATTATCATCTTGTCTCCATAAGAACTAAagatataaaggaaaaaaaatacccCACCTAAATCGTAATTTATACCTAACAGATGGAGAGAGATGCATTCATTTATTGGGGCTACTAGATGAGAAAAGAACCTGCGACTAAAGGATATTATTACCTTCGAGCGggcttgaagcaggaagaatggcCTGACCATTCTGTGCTGCTTCCACTGAAAACGGTGAACCAGTATGATTGCTGTCCCCTAACTTCAATGAACTCCCAAGACACTTGTCTTGTTGTTCAGGAACATCTGGCAAAGGGACTGCAGGCAAGAAGCACAGTTCTTCCTGTGATGCATCCGAGTCGCTGAACGCTGAATCTTTCTCCACTGTTAAAATGTCAACCTCCTCATCTTGATTAATCACCAACTCTTTCACCTGCAAATAAGCATTTTCAGGCGCATCTAATCGTAACAGGTTAACACACGAATCAAGGTGGGTGTTTTGTACCTTCTCTGATTCAGGCATTAGATCAAATTCGTCCTCTCTCTCCACATACTCTTCATTCTCTTCAAGTTCTTTAAAATCAGGAGCAAATGCACTCCAGTTCTCTGTGTAGTCTTTGGCCCATATATACACCAAGCCAGCAACCGAAACCGAGACGACCAAGGGGCGAAGAGGGTGCCAAGCAAGATCAATAAGAGCTTCTTTAGGGCCTTCAAGGATTTTCACAAGATGGCCGGCCCTATCCCAAATGTACAGCTTGTGCTCCCCTTTGCTAGCAGAAGCACCTATGACCCATTCACCATCACCACTAAAACAAGGTGCTTTCCATTGTATCTTTGTCACAGCATCCTGGAACTCTCGAGATAAGCGCAGACACTTGGTGCCTACTTCTTTCAACTTCTCTATCCTGGGAAATTTATCGTCAGTGTCACTCATTATTTCAAGTTCCTTTGCAGCACCCTTTGTTGGTAGAAGGTTCTCATAGACTCTAATGACTCGATCATTAGAATTTGTGAGCAGATACTGCCCGTTCCGACTAAAAACAATATCTTTGACAACAGAACCCCCAGGAATAGGTATTAGTGCATTTACCCGAATGTTCTTTGAATCAACAATTAGTATCTCCCCTTTGGAGTTTCCCAGGTAGATCAGATCTCCATGTTTGTCAAAAGTTGCTGCAGTTGGAGTGAAAGGCAGCGAACCATCAGAAAATTTATTGCGAGGATGAGAAACAGCATTTCCATTTGCATTATCCGTTCCTGAAACGGGCAGAACAGTGGAGCTTCCATTGTTCAGATCAACAAGAATAGGCGCAGAAGAAAGGGGACAAGCCAAGCAGAGCGACGGAGTGCAAGATCCTGGGTGAAGGCGTGCATGTAGAGTAGTTTGCTGCAATGTTATATGTGTGATCTTCTCCCCATTCATGACATTCCAAAGTGTCAACGACTTGTCAGTAGCAGAAGCAAGTAAATAGTGACCAAACTTGGACCAGCAAACACTTGTAATAGGTGCTACACAAGCTTTATCACGAAGCTCCTTGGCAACCCCCCTAGTCTCGAAGTCCCAAATGACACAGCTCCCGTTGGCACAGCCAGCTAAACCAGACAAACAGGATGCATTCTTTTAGACCAAAAGTCACTAAAACCAAGTGCAAGATCTTGTTAACAATAATATATaagcaaaataaaagataaataaatcaaCATGAAATAAAAACTGCATGATTATAATAGAAACTTAAGgatataactcaatcatcatacgTAAATTTCATTCAGGTGTGACATAGGAACCAACAAGGTACAAACAGCTAGGTGTTCATAAAATGAAAACGGTGGCAATAATGACATTGGAAGCATGGTCACAGTAAGTTATCTTCTGAAAGCAAGTAcggaaagaagaaaaaagtaaaagaaaaaaagcaaaTGCAACCAACTATTGTCAGAATTCATTCTTCTCGTGTTTGCTTCTAGTAAATAAAAGGGGAATCATTTATCCACACAGGTTCCACCTAATACTTGTACTGTTTGTGGGAAGAAAACAGCTGCTTAAATGCCTCACCATAAATCAGGTCCAAGAAGATCGTCTTACGAATCCTTGCATGAGCAATGACGCCAGCAGAAAGGTCAAACATAAAGTTGGGTCAATGAGGGAGGAATTTTGTGCCCAGAGAATGTTTCCCCTTTGTGATTGCTTAGAGTGGGTCATGAGATATGGATTCAGTCATTTATTATACCTATGCTCTAGCAGTAGTTTTATAACTCAAATAAAAATGCTCCTgctacaagagagagagagagagagagagagagcacgaaCAAAGATCCTCTAAGTTCCAAGATATTCAGGCTAAGAAAGTTCAAAAGTTGAACCTTGATGTGTACAATTTGGCATAATAAATCCACCAATAAAGGAGACTACCAGAAAAGAACATGAACATTTACACAAACAAGTAATCTTTGGTGAAACCAAAGAAGATGGTATGATTTGAAAGAGAGTCAGACCACAAAA comes from Musa acuminata AAA Group cultivar baxijiao chromosome BXJ3-3, Cavendish_Baxijiao_AAA, whole genome shotgun sequence and encodes:
- the LOC103979847 gene encoding protein RBL, with amino-acid sequence MNAPIIDPLQGDFPEVIEEFLQHGNMKCIAFNRRGTLLAAGCANGSCVIWDFETRGVAKELRDKACVAPITSVCWSKFGHYLLASATDKSLTLWNVMNGEKITHITLQQTTLHARLHPGSCTPSLCLACPLSSAPILVDLNNGSSTVLPVSGTDNANGNAVSHPRNKFSDGSLPFTPTAATFDKHGDLIYLGNSKGEILIVDSKNIRVNALIPIPGGSVVKDIVFSRNGQYLLTNSNDRVIRVYENLLPTKGAAKELEIMSDTDDKFPRIEKLKEVGTKCLRLSREFQDAVTKIQWKAPCFSGDGEWVIGASASKGEHKLYIWDRAGHLVKILEGPKEALIDLAWHPLRPLVVSVSVAGLVYIWAKDYTENWSAFAPDFKELEENEEYVEREDEFDLMPESEKVKELVINQDEEVDILTVEKDSAFSDSDASQEELCFLPAVPLPDVPEQQDKCLGSSLKLGDSNHTGSPFSVEAAQNGQAILPASSPLEVVGNSTPEEAVGTAGMKRKRKPSAKGMELQAEKGRKPQTKNKPSGKLSKPKSRSGDGIDTNGSVHEDDVTDEYL